Proteins encoded in a region of the Stieleria neptunia genome:
- a CDS encoding amidophosphoribosyltransferase: MSELHHECGVAAIYHLSGRGRSPMCTDEGPRQISRLLPRMLLDIQNRGQLAAGMSTYDPDRAKLLHTRKDVGTVTEVFRLNHRAKCESLMRGLAGRAAIGHVRYATCGQDDRSYAQPFVRDHIHKRKWFSFCFNGQLANYGVLKERLLADGDHHLTLDTDTEIILHEIGRVLSHSTERIEWIDVLRQVAGDFDGAYSLALLTAEGEMIVARDPLGIKPMCYVQEGPLFAAASESVALLNLGFETDQIKSLPPGHAIIVSPESGFRMEQFAPVQKPAHCFFEWIYFANVASTLDDRSVYMTRTRLGEELARCERELGRVPLDDPDTIIVPVPDTSKAAADAMAYQLSIPCREGLIRNRYAGRTFIEGGRARKVKAATKYTPLREVMEGKRIILVEDSIVRSTTMNVLLDRIREVGGAKEIHVRVACPPIVAPCFYGIDMSTIDQLIGPKYFGTEGELSDEAQQRLADDLGADSLRYLPVEALARAIDLPADNLCRACVTGNYPTTCGQHLYQIALDNRGNKIDSGRTYEQLAAALSEQ, from the coding sequence ATGAGCGAGTTGCATCACGAATGCGGTGTCGCGGCGATTTACCATCTTTCCGGCCGCGGGCGGAGCCCGATGTGCACCGACGAGGGGCCGCGTCAGATCTCTCGGCTGCTTCCCCGGATGTTGCTGGATATCCAGAACCGCGGCCAATTGGCTGCGGGGATGTCCACCTATGATCCCGATCGAGCCAAATTGCTGCACACGCGGAAAGACGTCGGCACCGTCACCGAGGTGTTTCGGCTCAACCACCGCGCCAAATGCGAGTCCCTGATGCGCGGTCTGGCCGGGCGTGCGGCCATCGGTCACGTCCGCTACGCCACCTGTGGCCAGGACGACCGCAGTTACGCCCAGCCGTTTGTGCGGGATCACATCCACAAACGAAAATGGTTCAGTTTTTGTTTCAACGGCCAGCTGGCGAATTATGGCGTCTTGAAAGAACGTTTGTTGGCCGACGGTGACCATCACCTGACACTCGATACCGACACCGAGATTATCCTGCACGAAATCGGCCGGGTGCTCAGCCATTCGACCGAGCGGATCGAATGGATCGATGTGCTGCGACAAGTCGCCGGCGATTTTGACGGTGCATACTCGTTGGCATTGTTGACCGCCGAAGGCGAAATGATCGTCGCCCGTGATCCGCTGGGCATCAAGCCGATGTGCTATGTCCAAGAAGGCCCCCTGTTTGCCGCAGCCAGCGAAAGTGTCGCGCTGCTGAACCTGGGGTTTGAAACCGATCAGATCAAATCGCTGCCGCCGGGACACGCGATCATTGTCAGCCCCGAGTCCGGGTTTCGGATGGAACAATTCGCGCCGGTCCAAAAACCCGCCCACTGTTTCTTTGAATGGATCTACTTCGCCAACGTCGCCAGCACGTTGGATGACCGCAGCGTTTATATGACCCGGACACGACTGGGGGAAGAACTCGCTCGCTGTGAACGCGAACTCGGTCGCGTCCCGTTGGACGATCCCGACACGATCATCGTCCCCGTGCCGGACACCAGCAAAGCCGCCGCCGACGCGATGGCCTATCAACTCTCCATCCCCTGCCGCGAAGGCTTGATCCGAAACCGCTACGCCGGTCGAACGTTCATCGAAGGCGGCCGGGCCCGCAAAGTCAAAGCGGCGACGAAATACACGCCGCTGCGGGAAGTGATGGAAGGCAAACGGATCATCCTGGTCGAAGATTCGATCGTCCGCAGCACGACCATGAACGTGTTGTTGGATCGGATTCGCGAAGTCGGCGGGGCCAAAGAGATTCACGTTCGCGTGGCTTGTCCGCCGATCGTCGCGCCCTGTTTTTACGGCATCGACATGAGCACGATCGATCAGTTGATCGGGCCCAAGTATTTCGGCACCGAAGGCGAATTGAGCGATGAAGCCCAGCAACGGCTCGCCGATGACTTGGGCGCCGACTCGCTCCGGTATCTGCCGGTCGAAGCGCTCGCACGCGCCATCGATCTGCCAGCGGACAATCTGTGTCGGGCCTGTGTGACCGGGAATTACCCGACCACCTGTGGCCAACACCTCTACCAGATCGCGCTGGACAACCGCGGCAACAAGATCGATTCCGGGCGAACCTACGAACAGCTCGCCGCCGCACTCAGCGAGCAGTGA
- a CDS encoding acyltransferase family protein translates to MAQNSPAPEHVLQPHRRILELDSLRALAAINLLLFHFTHVYSVKFGYTSPLGFEWPYGAYGVEMFFILSGFVNSMSLMRRGKPVDFVAARLIRILPIFLMVIVANLWIMSFAPLNEIGITTAQFAANLTLLPRIFGHECVDPVMWTLQVEMMFYFTLVALYRSGGLRRYFIGWGSLLVLSYFVCPTLDAVESTATGTWWFSLATAARRLMLLDFVPLFAMGFLLYMIKTKTGRMWQNLAGIVVAAFVFHSIDHGKHNPAATALILGLVTACAYGKMPLLRFRPLLFVSTISYALYLCHNNLGCVLIHRLDHSGYPPVVCFGLAVVFAFCLATLVTTRVEGPITNWLRTRWERYRSGEEATATVAAE, encoded by the coding sequence ATGGCCCAGAACTCGCCAGCCCCTGAACACGTTCTCCAGCCGCATCGACGGATTTTGGAGTTGGATTCGCTGCGGGCGCTGGCCGCGATCAATTTACTGTTGTTCCATTTCACGCACGTGTACAGCGTGAAATTCGGTTACACCTCGCCGCTGGGTTTCGAATGGCCCTACGGCGCGTACGGCGTCGAGATGTTTTTTATCCTGTCGGGGTTCGTCAACAGCATGTCGCTGATGCGACGCGGAAAACCCGTCGACTTCGTCGCCGCACGATTGATCCGCATCCTGCCGATCTTCTTGATGGTGATCGTTGCCAATCTTTGGATCATGAGCTTCGCGCCGCTCAACGAGATCGGCATCACGACGGCACAGTTCGCCGCCAATTTGACGTTGCTGCCGCGGATCTTCGGCCACGAGTGTGTCGATCCGGTGATGTGGACGCTGCAAGTCGAGATGATGTTCTACTTCACGCTGGTGGCCTTGTATCGATCCGGCGGTCTGCGACGCTACTTCATCGGTTGGGGATCGCTGCTGGTCTTGTCGTATTTCGTCTGTCCAACGCTCGATGCGGTGGAATCGACCGCGACGGGCACCTGGTGGTTCTCGCTCGCAACGGCCGCCCGGCGACTGATGCTGCTGGATTTCGTGCCGTTGTTTGCGATGGGGTTCCTGCTGTACATGATCAAAACCAAAACGGGTCGGATGTGGCAGAATCTGGCGGGCATCGTGGTCGCCGCCTTCGTCTTCCACAGCATCGATCACGGCAAACACAACCCGGCGGCGACGGCACTGATCCTGGGGCTGGTGACCGCGTGTGCGTATGGCAAGATGCCGCTCTTGCGATTCCGCCCGCTGTTGTTCGTCAGCACGATTTCCTACGCGCTCTACCTGTGCCACAACAACTTGGGGTGCGTGTTGATCCACCGACTGGACCACAGCGGTTATCCGCCGGTGGTGTGTTTCGGTTTGGCCGTCGTGTTCGCGTTCTGCCTGGCGACGCTGGTGACCACGCGGGTCGAAGGCCCGATCACGAACTGGTTGCGGACGCGTTGGGAACGCTATCGCAGTGGCGAAGAGGCCACAGCGACGGTGGCGGCGGAGTAG
- a CDS encoding ribose-phosphate diphosphokinase — translation MRELKIFSGRANPDLAMKICRHLHLEPAAISLGKFPDGENYCKLDEDVRGRDVFLVQPTCPPVNDNLFELLVMIDCCKRASAERVTAVIPYYGYARQDRKDEGRVPITAKMVANIIARAGADRVLTMDLHAAQIQGFFDVPVDHLYAAPVLNEHFSNRGLTDDKIVVVSPDEGSIKRAVGHGKRLGGKLAIVDKRRTNALEVRQSTIIGGPVEGKIALMFDDMISTAGSICGAAKLVHEAGAAEIHIACTHGVFCGPAIERLREAPVDSITVTDTIPIAADKMLPKMAQLSVAPLLAEAIKRIHHDQSISELFRER, via the coding sequence ATGCGTGAATTAAAAATCTTTAGCGGCAGGGCCAATCCCGATCTGGCGATGAAAATCTGTCGCCACCTGCACCTTGAACCCGCCGCGATCTCGCTGGGCAAATTTCCCGACGGGGAAAACTACTGCAAACTGGACGAAGACGTTCGCGGACGCGACGTGTTCCTGGTCCAGCCGACTTGCCCGCCGGTCAACGACAACTTGTTCGAGTTGTTGGTGATGATCGATTGTTGCAAACGCGCCAGCGCCGAACGCGTCACCGCGGTGATCCCGTACTATGGCTACGCGCGACAAGATCGCAAAGACGAAGGCCGCGTGCCGATCACGGCCAAGATGGTCGCCAACATCATCGCCCGCGCCGGTGCCGATCGCGTGTTGACGATGGATCTGCACGCCGCCCAGATCCAAGGCTTCTTCGACGTCCCGGTCGATCACCTGTATGCCGCACCGGTGCTGAACGAACACTTCAGCAACCGCGGATTGACCGATGACAAGATCGTCGTGGTCAGCCCCGACGAAGGCAGCATCAAACGCGCCGTCGGCCACGGCAAACGCCTCGGCGGAAAACTGGCCATCGTCGACAAACGACGCACCAACGCCTTGGAAGTCCGTCAAAGCACGATCATCGGCGGTCCGGTCGAAGGCAAGATCGCGCTGATGTTTGACGACATGATCAGCACCGCCGGATCGATTTGTGGTGCCGCCAAACTGGTTCACGAAGCCGGTGCCGCGGAAATCCACATCGCCTGCACCCACGGAGTCTTCTGCGGACCGGCGATCGAACGGTTGCGCGAAGCCCCCGTCGATTCGATCACCGTCACCGACACGATTCCGATCGCCGCCGACAAAATGTTGCCCAAGATGGCCCAGCTGTCGGTCGCCCCCCTGTTGGCCGAAGCGATCAAACGGATCCATCACGATCAATCGATCAGCGAACTGTTCCGCGAACGGTAA
- a CDS encoding sugar phosphate nucleotidyltransferase: MNSPDPSGSSPPKPQPSDGPCAVVLAAGKGTRMNSDLPKVLCPVVGRAMIHFVIDALEAAGISRQIVVVGYEADAVKRELATRSGSNIQFALQAEQLGTGHAVQCCGDFLADQTGPTIVVAGDSPLIQAASLKTLLKHFNETQPALLLGTLKKDDPTGLGRIVRNEAGEFIGIVEHKDATPEQLAINEVNMSTYLFRTPDLLDALAMLKNDNAQGEYYLTDCARLLRESGRPVAALPALQPCESLSINNPDELRLVDQQMRTMGYA; encoded by the coding sequence ATGAATTCCCCCGACCCCTCCGGTTCATCTCCCCCCAAACCCCAGCCTTCCGACGGCCCCTGCGCGGTCGTGTTGGCCGCCGGCAAGGGGACCCGCATGAACAGCGATTTACCCAAAGTCCTCTGCCCGGTCGTCGGCCGTGCGATGATCCATTTCGTCATCGATGCGTTGGAAGCCGCCGGCATTTCGCGTCAGATCGTCGTGGTGGGCTACGAGGCCGATGCGGTCAAGCGAGAACTGGCGACGCGGTCGGGCAGCAACATTCAATTCGCGTTGCAGGCCGAACAGCTCGGGACCGGCCACGCCGTGCAGTGTTGCGGTGACTTCCTGGCCGATCAAACCGGGCCCACGATCGTGGTCGCGGGAGATTCCCCCTTGATCCAAGCCGCCAGCTTGAAAACGCTGCTCAAGCATTTCAACGAAACCCAACCGGCCCTGCTGTTGGGCACGCTGAAAAAAGACGACCCGACCGGTCTGGGCCGGATCGTGCGGAACGAAGCCGGCGAGTTCATTGGGATCGTCGAACACAAGGACGCGACCCCCGAGCAGTTGGCGATCAACGAAGTCAACATGAGCACCTACCTGTTTCGCACGCCGGATCTGCTCGACGCGCTGGCGATGTTAAAAAACGACAACGCCCAGGGCGAATACTACCTGACCGATTGTGCGCGTTTGTTGCGAGAATCCGGACGCCCGGTCGCGGCATTGCCGGCGCTGCAACCGTGTGAATCACTGTCGATCAACAATCCCGACGAACTTCGATTGGTCGACCAACAGATGCGGACGATGGGTTATGCGTGA
- a CDS encoding lysophospholipid acyltransferase family protein — translation MVTPITRFMPLAGRKLAAGWKPARQRAIDFSSYLVIRLVVAVIQTLPLDLGDALCRVLATLICRLGPLRKRTTASNLKQVFPHASERQRKAIEASMWHSLMLMVCEIAWAQRRLHLTNWSQYVCFRNSRDILRNCLSKRPTVMVTGHFGNFEIGGYTAGLMGCESTTIARRLDNPFLDAWVHRFRSAKGQRMLDKDGCAIQVDQHLADGGTLAILADQHAGPKGCWTKFLGVPASCHKALALFSLGSGAPMLAGSTRRIDGQPMKFESACVAVADPENDPQGDCESVESLTKWYNRQLAISVSEAVEQYWWLHRRWREPPPRVAKRLAKAA, via the coding sequence ATGGTCACGCCAATCACACGATTCATGCCCCTCGCCGGCAGGAAACTGGCCGCCGGCTGGAAACCGGCGCGGCAGCGGGCGATCGATTTTTCCAGCTACCTCGTCATTCGGCTGGTCGTCGCGGTGATCCAGACGCTGCCGCTGGACCTGGGCGATGCCCTCTGTCGAGTGTTGGCGACCCTGATTTGCCGTCTCGGGCCGCTCCGAAAACGCACCACGGCGAGCAATTTGAAACAGGTCTTTCCCCACGCCAGCGAGCGTCAGCGGAAGGCGATCGAAGCATCGATGTGGCACTCGCTGATGCTGATGGTCTGCGAAATCGCCTGGGCCCAGCGGCGGCTGCACCTGACCAACTGGTCCCAGTATGTTTGTTTTCGCAACAGCCGCGATATTTTGCGCAACTGTCTGTCCAAACGCCCGACCGTGATGGTGACCGGGCATTTCGGGAACTTCGAAATCGGCGGTTACACCGCGGGATTGATGGGGTGTGAATCGACCACCATTGCCCGTCGTTTGGACAACCCCTTTCTGGACGCCTGGGTCCACCGATTCCGCAGCGCCAAGGGGCAGAGGATGTTGGACAAGGACGGCTGCGCGATCCAGGTCGATCAGCATTTGGCCGACGGCGGCACCCTCGCGATCCTGGCCGATCAACACGCCGGCCCGAAGGGATGTTGGACCAAGTTTCTGGGCGTTCCGGCGTCCTGCCACAAAGCGCTGGCGTTGTTTTCGCTCGGCAGCGGTGCGCCCATGCTGGCCGGATCCACCCGGCGGATCGATGGCCAGCCGATGAAATTTGAATCCGCTTGCGTCGCCGTCGCCGATCCGGAGAATGACCCCCAGGGTGATTGCGAGTCCGTCGAATCGTTGACCAAGTGGTACAACCGACAGCTGGCGATCAGCGTTTCCGAAGCGGTCGAACAATACTGGTGGTTGCACCGACGCTGGCGCGAGCCGCCGCCACGGGTGGCCAAGCGACTTGCCAAGGCGGCTTGA
- the uvrA gene encoding excinuclease ABC subunit UvrA, whose protein sequence is MPKSRSASSIRIRGARVHNLQSVDVEIPRDAITVITGVSGSGKSSLAFDTLFAEGQRQYIDSLSAYARQFLDSLPRPDVDLIDGLAPTMAIDQKPGSTSARSTVATVTEIYDYLRLLFSRVGLPHCGSCGAAIARQSADVIRDALLSRPEGSKLVLMAPMVRGRKGAHRDVFESIQVAGLVRVRVDGEMYLLEDAPELAVRKNHTIEAVVDRLVVREGVESRLADSLSLALRLGKGLVTAAVQDESGNWIDSIYNTAMACIECGASVEEIEPRTFSFNSPYGACPTCDGLGQVDSGDGKTICPSCNGGRLRSEAMGVTIDGVSITELTAMNLTDAATWIGGLGPTLSPLHRAVAKPIQSEVSKRLEFLDEVGVSYLTLDRSAETLSGGELQRVRLATSIGSGLVGVCYILDEPSIGLHPADHDRLIRCLRRLQQNGNTVVVVEHDEATMRAADRLIDVGPGAGAQGGKIVAAGTPKRIQANKRSLTGRYLSGVDAVPVPETRRAADRFLTLTDVNTHNLKTITARFPLGCLIGISGVSGSGKSSLVVDTLLPAVEYQLAHGKRLPTPAGGIAQFGKLTGAAELDKLVPIDQAPIGRSPRSCPATYSGVLDEIRKVFAATREAKTRGFTTSRFSFNSAAGRCELCKGHGVERISMNFLSDLFVTCPRCGGKRFNRQTLQVRFKGANVADVLAMTIDQAAAFFENMPSAHRLLSSLQAVGLGYMHLGQSSTTLSGGEAQRIKLGTELARTSTGNTLYVLDEPTTGLHFDDVKRLVGVLQRLVDSGNTVVVIEHDFDLLACCDWIIDLGPSGGINGGRLMAEGTPEQIAGRADNATARFLAKKLR, encoded by the coding sequence GTGCCGAAATCCCGTTCCGCCAGCTCGATCCGAATCCGCGGCGCGCGGGTTCACAATCTGCAATCGGTGGACGTGGAGATTCCCCGCGATGCGATCACGGTGATCACGGGCGTTTCGGGCAGCGGCAAGAGTTCGCTGGCCTTTGACACGCTGTTCGCCGAGGGACAACGCCAATACATCGATAGCCTGTCGGCCTATGCCCGGCAATTTTTGGATTCGTTGCCGAGACCGGATGTGGATCTGATCGACGGTTTGGCGCCGACGATGGCGATCGATCAAAAGCCTGGCTCGACGAGTGCCCGCAGCACCGTCGCCACGGTCACCGAAATCTACGATTACCTGCGTCTGTTGTTTTCACGCGTCGGGCTACCGCATTGCGGCAGCTGTGGTGCGGCGATCGCCCGCCAGTCCGCCGACGTGATCCGCGATGCGTTGTTGTCCCGACCCGAGGGCAGCAAGCTGGTGTTGATGGCGCCGATGGTGCGCGGCCGCAAGGGAGCTCATCGGGACGTGTTCGAATCGATCCAGGTCGCCGGTTTGGTCCGCGTCCGCGTCGACGGCGAAATGTATCTGTTGGAAGACGCGCCCGAGTTGGCGGTGCGCAAAAACCACACCATCGAAGCCGTCGTGGACCGATTGGTGGTGCGAGAGGGCGTCGAGTCTCGGCTGGCCGATTCGCTCTCGTTGGCGTTGCGGCTGGGCAAGGGGCTGGTGACCGCGGCGGTGCAAGATGAAAGTGGAAACTGGATCGATTCGATCTACAACACCGCGATGGCATGTATCGAGTGCGGGGCCAGCGTCGAAGAGATCGAACCGCGGACGTTTTCCTTCAACAGCCCCTACGGCGCCTGCCCGACCTGTGACGGGCTGGGGCAAGTCGATTCGGGCGATGGGAAAACGATTTGCCCGAGCTGCAACGGTGGGCGGTTGCGCAGCGAAGCGATGGGCGTGACGATCGATGGCGTTTCGATCACCGAGCTGACGGCGATGAATTTGACCGACGCGGCGACTTGGATCGGCGGCCTCGGCCCCACGCTCTCGCCACTCCATCGCGCCGTTGCCAAACCGATCCAGTCCGAGGTGAGTAAGCGACTGGAATTCTTAGACGAAGTCGGCGTCTCGTATTTGACGCTCGACCGCAGCGCCGAAACACTCTCCGGCGGCGAACTGCAACGCGTGCGGCTGGCGACCAGTATCGGCAGCGGCCTGGTCGGCGTTTGCTACATCCTGGACGAGCCCTCGATCGGATTGCATCCGGCCGATCATGATCGCTTGATCCGCTGTCTGCGACGGCTGCAACAAAACGGCAACACCGTCGTCGTCGTCGAACACGATGAAGCGACGATGCGGGCGGCCGATCGTTTGATCGATGTCGGTCCCGGCGCGGGAGCCCAGGGCGGCAAGATTGTTGCAGCCGGAACGCCCAAACGGATCCAGGCCAACAAACGCAGTTTGACCGGACGGTACCTGTCCGGCGTCGACGCGGTGCCGGTCCCGGAAACGCGTCGCGCGGCGGATCGTTTCCTGACCCTGACCGACGTCAACACACACAACCTGAAAACCATCACCGCGCGATTTCCCCTGGGATGTCTGATCGGAATCAGCGGCGTGTCCGGCAGCGGTAAAAGTTCGCTGGTCGTCGACACGCTGCTGCCCGCGGTCGAGTATCAATTGGCCCACGGCAAACGTTTGCCCACCCCGGCAGGCGGGATTGCCCAGTTCGGCAAACTGACCGGCGCGGCGGAATTGGACAAATTGGTGCCGATCGATCAGGCCCCGATCGGGCGCAGTCCACGTTCCTGTCCGGCGACCTACAGCGGCGTGTTGGACGAGATTCGCAAGGTCTTTGCGGCGACGCGGGAGGCCAAAACACGCGGGTTCACGACCAGCCGATTCAGTTTCAACTCGGCCGCCGGACGCTGCGAACTTTGCAAGGGGCACGGCGTCGAGCGGATCTCGATGAATTTCCTCAGCGACCTGTTCGTGACCTGTCCCCGCTGCGGCGGAAAACGTTTCAATCGCCAAACGTTGCAAGTGCGATTCAAAGGCGCCAACGTGGCCGATGTGCTGGCGATGACGATCGACCAGGCCGCCGCGTTTTTTGAAAACATGCCCTCGGCCCATCGCTTGCTCAGCTCGCTTCAAGCCGTCGGGCTCGGTTACATGCACCTGGGGCAGAGCAGCACGACGCTCAGCGGCGGCGAGGCTCAGCGAATCAAACTGGGGACGGAATTGGCCCGCACCTCAACCGGAAACACGCTGTACGTGCTCGACGAGCCGACGACGGGATTGCATTTTGACGACGTCAAACGCCTGGTCGGCGTGCTCCAACGGTTGGTCGATTCGGGCAACACGGTCGTCGTGATCGAGCACGACTTCGACCTGCTGGCCTGCTGTGACTGGATCATCGACCTCGGCCCCAGCGGCGGCATCAACGGCGGCCGGCTGATGGCCGAGGGGACGCCGGAACAAATCGCCGGACGAGCGGACAACGCGACGGCGAGGTTTCTGGCCAAGAAACTACGGTAA
- a CDS encoding DUF1559 domain-containing protein: protein MSRRSTAGFTLVELLVVIAIIGILVGLLLPAVQAAREAARRMSCSNNFKQVGLALHNYHSAFKRLPMHGGGTGIDYLAGNTLAFYSPRTNQKSLSFLVGLTPFMEQQALWGQISNRLATDPLGNPINPPWQPMGPKPQGGQYGYRPWVTEIPTLRCPSDPGTGLPALGRTNYAACIGDSAMSTRIGLTNFLHGDYQPPSVIQASAVARWQRGIFVTRKFTRFRDILDGLSNTICCGEIMTDLLDRDTRSHGLFDVSNVDGLQVTMSAAGGTMACQDSGTLIDPERPSFWVPTAFPAHNPKNDDGSAYLVAVELGTRRGFSWANFGHIHSSVTTNRPPNTELCLHGAHELTEGNWSISSRHQGGAHILMGDGAVVFISDSIGSGDSRAGQNDGIRPGDASPYGIIGALGTRASREIIDEALNQ, encoded by the coding sequence ATGTCGAGGCGAAGCACTGCCGGGTTTACGCTGGTGGAACTGTTGGTCGTGATCGCGATCATCGGAATCTTGGTGGGCCTGTTGTTGCCGGCCGTCCAGGCGGCCCGCGAAGCGGCGCGGCGGATGAGTTGCAGCAACAACTTCAAACAAGTCGGTCTGGCGCTCCACAATTATCACTCCGCCTTCAAGCGACTGCCGATGCACGGCGGCGGGACCGGGATCGACTACCTGGCCGGTAACACGTTGGCGTTCTATTCACCGCGCACGAACCAAAAGAGCCTCAGCTTTCTGGTCGGGCTGACCCCGTTCATGGAGCAGCAAGCCTTGTGGGGGCAGATTTCCAATCGGCTGGCCACCGACCCGCTGGGGAACCCGATCAATCCGCCCTGGCAACCGATGGGGCCCAAGCCCCAAGGGGGCCAATATGGTTACCGGCCCTGGGTGACCGAAATCCCTACGCTGCGCTGTCCCAGCGACCCCGGTACGGGATTGCCGGCATTGGGGCGCACCAACTATGCGGCTTGCATCGGGGACAGCGCGATGTCGACGCGGATCGGGTTGACCAACTTTTTACACGGCGACTACCAACCGCCTTCGGTGATCCAGGCCAGCGCTGTGGCCCGCTGGCAACGTGGGATTTTTGTCACACGCAAATTCACGCGATTCCGCGACATCCTGGACGGGCTCTCCAACACGATTTGCTGTGGCGAAATCATGACCGACCTGCTGGACCGCGACACTCGATCGCACGGGTTGTTCGACGTCAGCAATGTCGACGGCCTGCAAGTGACGATGAGTGCGGCCGGTGGGACGATGGCCTGCCAGGATTCCGGAACCCTGATCGATCCGGAACGGCCTTCGTTTTGGGTTCCGACGGCGTTCCCCGCACACAACCCCAAGAACGACGACGGTTCGGCGTATTTGGTGGCGGTCGAATTGGGAACACGGCGCGGATTCAGTTGGGCCAACTTCGGGCACATCCATTCCAGTGTCACCACCAATCGTCCCCCCAACACCGAATTGTGCTTGCACGGTGCACACGAATTGACCGAAGGCAACTGGTCGATCAGCAGTCGTCACCAAGGCGGCGCGCACATTTTGATGGGGGACGGGGCGGTCGTCTTCATTTCCGACTCGATCGGGTCGGGAGACTCCCGGGCCGGACAAAACGATGGCATTCGCCCCGGGGACGCCAGCCCGTACGGCATCATCGGTGCACTCGGCACGCGTGCCAGTCGCGAAATCATCGACGAGGCCCTGAATCAGTAG